TGGCCGTCAGCGTCATCGACGTGGGTGAGGGCCCTGTCGCCCTCCCCGCCGTGGAGATCGTCACGGACGGCCCTTACGACTACGACGCCCGCTACAACCCCGGCCGCACGGAGTACTTCACTCCTGCGCGCCTCTCCCCCGAGCTCGCCGCGCGCGCAGGCGAGGTGGCCGTCGCCGCCCACCGGGCGCTCGGCCTCGCGCACCTGTCCCGCACCGATCTCATCGTCGGCGACGACGGCGTCGTCTACTTCCTCGAGGTCAACGTCGCCCCGGGCATGACCGAGACGTCGCTGTTCCCTCAGGCTGCCGAAGCCGCAGGTCACGAGCTCAGCGCCCTGTACCGCTCCCTGGTGGAAGCCGCCCGCACGGCCTGAGCTGCCGCCCGCGTCACCGCTCGCGGGCGCCTCTGTTAATCCCCGTGTTCCACGTGAAACGGCCAGCCGGTTATCCGGCTGGCCGTTTCACGTGGAACACGGGATCTCGAGGTAACCCGAGCCGCTGCTGGCAGTCAGGACTTCAAGAAGCCCGGCTCCTCGGGGGCGAGGCTCTCCAGGATGCGGTTCAGATCCTGCACCGAGGCGAACTCCACCGTCAGGCGTCCGCGCGACTTCCCCAGGTTGATCTTCACGCGGGTGTCGAGCCGGTCAGACAGGCGGGACGCGAGCTCGTCCAGCGCCTCGTTCCGCTCCCCCGCCCGAGGCTTGCGACGCGTCGGGGCCTCCTCGCCGCCGAGGGAGACGATCTCCTCGACAGCACGGACCGACAGTCCTTCCGAGACGATCCGCTGGGCGAGCCTCTCGATCGCCGCGCCGTCGGTCAGACCGAGCAGGGCGCGAGCGTGTCCGGCGGACAGCACACCGGCCGCCACACGCCGCTGCACCAGCGGCGGCAGCCGCAGCAGGCGGAGTGTGTTGGAGATCTGCGGCCGCGATCGGTGGATGCGGGTCGCGAGCTCCTCGTGCGTGCAGCCGAAGTCGTCGAGGAGCTGACGGTAGGCCGCCGCCTCCTCGAGCGGGTTCAGCTCGGACCGGTGCAGGTTCTCGAGCAGCGCGTCGCGGAGCAGGTCGCTGTCCTCGGTGTCCCGGATGATCGCGGGGATCACGTCGAGCCCCGCGGCCTGCGTCGCGCGCCAGCGACGCTCGCCCATGATCAGCTCGTAGCCATCGGCGCCGTCAGGCCGCACCACGATCGGCTGCAGCACTCCGATCTCGCGGATGGAGCCCACGAGCTCGTCGAGTGCGTCTTCCTCGAAGACCGTTCGCGGCTGCCGCGGGTTGGGACGGATCGACGTCACGGGGAGTTCCGCGAACCGTGCGCCCGGCACCGCGAGCAGGCCGTCATCACCCGATGACGTGCTGCCACCCGCAGCGGCGGTCGATGTTGCAGCGGCGGCTCCGTTGAGCCGCTCCCCCGTGGACGATCCCTCGCTGGCAGCGCGCGGGACATCGGCGCCCTCAGCCTGGCTGACCGACGCCTCCTCCACCGAGGCGCCGTCCACCACCTCGGCAGGGACGATCTCCGACGTCTCCATCACGGAGATGCTGACCACAGCGCTCTCCGTGACCCCGTCCGTCTTTCCGGGAGCCAGAGCCTTGGGCTGCGAGTCAGGCCGCGTCGTGGCGTCTGGCGCCGCATCTACCGAGGTTTCACGTGGAACACCATCGCGCTCCACCGCCTCCGCGCGCTCCCGTGTCTCCTTGCGGTTGTCCGGGAAGAAGACGTCGACGGGACGTTGGCCCTCCGGGGAACGCGGCCCGTCGAGGCCGGTGGGGATCAGTGCCCCGAGACCACGCCCGAGACCTCGACGCTTCTCGCTCACAACTCCTCCTGGTGCTGGGGGGCGGCGCCGGCGTCATCGCCGAGACCGTTCGATGCTGGGGTGGGGTTGCTGCTGTGCGCCGACGCCATGGCCTCCGCTGCCTGCCAGGCCCGCGCCGCCGTGGAGGGCACCGCTCTCCCGGCTGCTGTCTCCGCACGCTCGGCGAGCTCGCGCGCAGCCTCGAGGTACGCCAGGGCTCCCGAGGAGCCGGCGTCGTACGTCATGACCGTCTGGCCGTAGCTCGGCGCCTCCGAGATGCGCACGGAGCGCGGGACGGCCGTCCGGAGCGTGACGTCCGGGAAGTGCTCGCGGACCTCCTGGGCCACCTGCTGAGCAAGGTTCGTCCGCGCGTCGTACATGGTCAACAAGATCGTGGACACGTGAAGCTGCGGATTGAGGTGCGCCTGGATGAGCTGAATGGTCTTGAGGAGCTGCGTCAGCCCTTCCAGCGCGTAGTACTCGCACTGGATCGGGATCAGCACCTCGCGGGCGACCACGAACGCGTTGACGGTGAGCAGGCCCAGGCTCGGAGGGCAGTCCACGAAGACGTAGTCGATGGGCTCCTGGCCCGCGGCGATGCGCCCTTCGAGGTACTGGTCCAGCGCCGTCCGCAGTCTCGTCTCCCGAGCCACCATCGACACCAGCTCGATCTCGGCTCCGGACAGGTCGATCGTCGCCGGCAAGCACCAAAGGTTCGGAGTGTCCGGGCTCTGCTGGACCGCGTCCGCCATCGGGGCGCCCTCGACCAGCACCTCGTAGATCGACGGCGTGCCTGCCCGGTGGTCGACGCCGAGAGCAGTGGACGCGTTCCCCTGGGGATCGTTGTCCAGCACCAGCACGTTCAGCCCGGCTTGTGCGAGCGCGGCTGCCATGTTCACCGTGGTGGTCGTCTTGCCGACGCCACCCTTCTGGTTCGCGACGGTGATCACGCGAGTCTTGGCCGGTCGTGGGAACTTGCGTCCACGGAGCTCGATGCGCCGACGCGCATCCTCCTGGATCTGGGCCATCAGTGGTGTGTCCTCATCTGCGTCCGGCAGGCTCTCGACGAGCGCCGCACGCCTCTCTTCATCGGAGTCGGTGGGGTGGGCTGGCGCATCTGCCGAGGCTTCCGGGCCGCTGCCCTCCGCGCTCTGACCTGCATGAACACCATTATCGACGACACCGGCCCGCGAACTGGGCCGTGTCGAGGCATATTTGTCCGCGGCCTCGGCCGCTTCCCGCGCGGCGTCCGCGACCAGTGGTGGAAGGGCGACGGGCTCGCTCTCGCGCCGCTGCGGCTGGGGGCCGTGACTGCCCGACTCATCATCGCGGCCATCGCCCAACGGGTGCATGGTGGAAGGGCTGAGCACGTCGAACTCCGGCACCGCGTTCACGTCTCCGGAGGAGCTGTCCAGGCCAGCCGCATCTGTGGCTACCCCGTGCTCGTCTCCGCCGTGCTCGTCTCCCCCGCGCTCATCCTCGTGGGCGATCGAGCCGGCTTCCCTCGTGAGGGCATCGCCGTTGTCAGCCCTCCGCGACACGTCGGCGTCGTCGCCTGTTTCACGTGGAACGTCGGCCACACCATCCCCGTCGGTCTCAGCCGACATCGAATCTGCGGCGGGGAGTTCGCGGCCGCTGTTGACGGGTGACCAGACGAGAGGCCGACTCTGCGCGACCGCAGAACGGGACGGCGCCGACCACGGGGCCTCTGGGGCAGCAGCCGCAGCGGGCGGTGTGGTGGCGCCCTCCGCGGGGTTCTCCCTGTGCCGAGCAGACGGCTGGGATCCGTTTGCGGCAGCGCCCCACGGATCGACGCCTGTGCGATGCTCCTCGGTGGCCGACCAGGCGGCGACGATGGAGCCGTCGGGAGTCGTTTCACGTGAAACGAGATGCTCTGACGCGCTAGGTATCGCGACGCGCGGCTCGGTGACGCTGTGGGCGGCAGCCGTGGCGGCGTCCGCC
The sequence above is a segment of the Cellulomonas chengniuliangii genome. Coding sequences within it:
- a CDS encoding ParB/RepB/Spo0J family partition protein, which gives rise to MSEKRRGLGRGLGALIPTGLDGPRSPEGQRPVDVFFPDNRKETRERAEAVERDGVPRETSVDAAPDATTRPDSQPKALAPGKTDGVTESAVVSISVMETSEIVPAEVVDGASVEEASVSQAEGADVPRAASEGSSTGERLNGAAAATSTAAAGGSTSSGDDGLLAVPGARFAELPVTSIRPNPRQPRTVFEEDALDELVGSIREIGVLQPIVVRPDGADGYELIMGERRWRATQAAGLDVIPAIIRDTEDSDLLRDALLENLHRSELNPLEEAAAYRQLLDDFGCTHEELATRIHRSRPQISNTLRLLRLPPLVQRRVAAGVLSAGHARALLGLTDGAAIERLAQRIVSEGLSVRAVEEIVSLGGEEAPTRRKPRAGERNEALDELASRLSDRLDTRVKINLGKSRGRLTVEFASVQDLNRILESLAPEEPGFLKS
- a CDS encoding AAA family ATPase; this encodes MAGPPGAGTISAGLTTEQDPLLAQGDAYGSLADAATAAAHSVTEPRVAIPSASEHLVSRETTPDGSIVAAWSATEEHRTGVDPWGAAANGSQPSARHRENPAEGATTPPAAAAAPEAPWSAPSRSAVAQSRPLVWSPVNSGRELPAADSMSAETDGDGVADVPRETGDDADVSRRADNGDALTREAGSIAHEDERGGDEHGGDEHGVATDAAGLDSSSGDVNAVPEFDVLSPSTMHPLGDGRDDESGSHGPQPQRRESEPVALPPLVADAAREAAEAADKYASTRPSSRAGVVDNGVHAGQSAEGSGPEASADAPAHPTDSDEERRAALVESLPDADEDTPLMAQIQEDARRRIELRGRKFPRPAKTRVITVANQKGGVGKTTTTVNMAAALAQAGLNVLVLDNDPQGNASTALGVDHRAGTPSIYEVLVEGAPMADAVQQSPDTPNLWCLPATIDLSGAEIELVSMVARETRLRTALDQYLEGRIAAGQEPIDYVFVDCPPSLGLLTVNAFVVAREVLIPIQCEYYALEGLTQLLKTIQLIQAHLNPQLHVSTILLTMYDARTNLAQQVAQEVREHFPDVTLRTAVPRSVRISEAPSYGQTVMTYDAGSSGALAYLEAARELAERAETAAGRAVPSTAARAWQAAEAMASAHSSNPTPASNGLGDDAGAAPQHQEEL